A single Methanomassiliicoccales archaeon DNA region contains:
- a CDS encoding biotin transporter BioY has translation MPSLWAFERRRNLYANHLFEWREKAGFVELLVVSLFFVALMGLAAQLRIYLPFTPVPFTGQVLVVLVAGFILGRFGVVSTGTYLVLGSIMGWFSAGSGISALTGLTAGYLFGFLAATIIIGEFAQRRREWSFMQILGLMILGEAIILIMGSWWLSALLGINLIKAVYIGILPFLAVDALKVIIASSIVYGITPRPT, from the coding sequence ATGCCATCCTTGTGGGCCTTCGAAAGACGTAGAAATCTATACGCTAACCATTTGTTCGAATGGCGTGAAAAAGCAGGATTCGTAGAGCTATTGGTAGTAAGTCTCTTTTTCGTCGCCTTGATGGGATTAGCCGCCCAGCTGCGCATCTATCTTCCTTTCACTCCCGTTCCTTTCACCGGACAAGTGCTAGTGGTTTTGGTGGCAGGTTTCATATTGGGTAGATTCGGCGTGGTAAGCACGGGTACATATCTCGTCCTCGGCTCGATAATGGGCTGGTTCAGTGCCGGAAGTGGTATATCTGCATTGACTGGTTTGACGGCAGGATACCTCTTCGGTTTTCTGGCAGCCACGATCATTATAGGTGAATTCGCTCAGAGACGCAGAGAATGGTCCTTCATGCAGATCTTAGGATTGATGATCCTAGGTGAGGCAATCATATTGATCATGGGTTCTTGGTGGTTAAGCGCTCTTCTAGGGATTAACCTGATTAAAGCTGTCTATATAGGAATCCTGCCTTTCCTAGCGGTGGATGCGCTCAAGGTGATTATCGCCTCCTCCATCGTATATGGGATTACGCCCAGGCCGACATAA
- a CDS encoding Vps62-related protein has translation MSHTFRIMVATFILFSVIMLPLCTVDVARAAEDGDGIGEDQERELMQRFAPIYYFHKDERVFPVKVEYFLSNCNLNASVGNSSILIKSPPLTAADLQSFNDPSGNYYLDDLTGTIHDTKAIEKYEQEKERLNYTIYCHVSRSGDYFLVQYWTFYVFNQGTYNNHEGDWEMVEVVLDAVSLQPIFAAYSQHNYGQRGDWSLIEKEGEHLKVYVAKGSHANYLRYWQGFLEFARDEVGQNGKILRPDDSRYELILLGDKGVGNRPAEQGWIDFAGAWGEWGNVADGFMGRRGPPGPGFREDGGMWEGLSWGQSRSEVTEQFLAISLPFYYFVWIYLAVIAIPFVAYVALAMRKIKRNHIQPPFIRLFDFKGKSYRSIGNMLALIGLVVGLVSAFFPYYTAELNADYADFQTGGWITMVSVSGSTGLQINALDPKGGLMQVGSLPIPFGLLVIISLMTFCFSLVAVSRKKAARKYAARGVNLLLPLIITFLIVISLGSILMALPSSAPVQMTPDVEVITQAMASNPLGGEETLNFPGYGYASLRWSIGIGAFLMALAGILLIIGGVFQLLDKEKPMNVGR, from the coding sequence ATGTCCCACACATTCAGGATCATGGTTGCGACATTCATTTTGTTCTCTGTCATTATGCTGCCCTTGTGCACCGTGGATGTGGCTAGAGCCGCAGAGGATGGGGATGGCATAGGTGAGGACCAAGAAAGGGAGCTCATGCAGAGATTCGCTCCGATTTACTATTTCCATAAAGACGAAAGAGTGTTCCCCGTGAAAGTGGAATACTTCCTCAGCAATTGCAATCTTAATGCCAGCGTAGGAAACAGCTCGATCTTGATCAAATCACCACCCTTGACGGCCGCGGACTTGCAGTCATTTAACGACCCTTCAGGGAACTACTATCTCGATGACCTCACAGGGACGATACATGACACTAAGGCGATAGAAAAATATGAGCAAGAAAAAGAAAGACTGAATTACACCATCTATTGCCATGTCAGCCGTAGTGGTGATTACTTTTTGGTTCAGTACTGGACCTTCTACGTCTTCAACCAAGGGACTTACAATAATCACGAGGGAGACTGGGAGATGGTTGAGGTGGTGCTGGATGCCGTGAGTTTACAACCGATATTTGCGGCCTATAGCCAGCATAACTACGGTCAGAGAGGGGATTGGTCTTTGATCGAAAAGGAGGGGGAACACCTCAAAGTGTACGTGGCCAAAGGGTCTCATGCTAATTATTTACGCTACTGGCAGGGTTTCTTGGAGTTCGCTCGGGACGAAGTAGGGCAGAATGGCAAAATCCTCCGTCCAGATGATTCCAGATATGAGCTCATACTTTTAGGTGATAAGGGAGTGGGCAATAGGCCTGCGGAACAGGGATGGATCGATTTCGCTGGCGCCTGGGGCGAATGGGGTAATGTGGCAGACGGATTCATGGGCAGGAGAGGACCTCCAGGCCCAGGATTCAGAGAGGATGGGGGCATGTGGGAGGGGCTATCCTGGGGACAGAGCCGCAGCGAGGTGACGGAGCAATTCTTAGCCATTTCCCTTCCTTTCTACTATTTCGTATGGATATACCTGGCCGTGATCGCCATACCATTTGTCGCCTATGTGGCCTTGGCCATGCGCAAGATAAAGAGGAATCACATACAACCACCTTTCATAAGGCTCTTCGATTTCAAAGGCAAGAGCTACCGGTCGATTGGGAATATGCTGGCTCTGATAGGATTAGTCGTAGGTTTGGTTTCCGCTTTCTTCCCCTATTACACGGCAGAGCTCAATGCTGACTATGCTGATTTCCAGACAGGTGGTTGGATCACCATGGTATCGGTAAGCGGTTCCACAGGCCTGCAGATAAACGCGTTGGACCCCAAAGGAGGGTTGATGCAGGTAGGTTCGCTTCCCATCCCCTTTGGCCTCCTGGTTATCATCAGCTTGATGACTTTCTGTTTCTCATTGGTTGCCGTGAGCCGAAAGAAAGCGGCGCGCAAGTACGCTGCGAGAGGGGTTAATCTCCTGCTTCCCCTAATTATCACATTTCTGATAGTGATTTCACTCGGGTCCATCCTTATGGCTCTGCCCAGTTCGGCGCCAGTGCAAATGACCCCTGATGTAGAAGTGATTACCCAGGCTATGGCCTCCAATCCTTTGGGCGGCGAAGAAACGCTAAATTTCCCGGGTTATGGATATGCCTCCTTGCGCTGGTCCATAGGAATAGGCGCTTTTCTTATGGCCTTGGCTGGAATCTTGCTCATAATTGGTGGAGTATTCCAACTGTTGGATAAGGAGAAGCCAATGAATGTAGGCCGGTGA
- a CDS encoding 4Fe-4S binding protein, which produces MQELVRRKIIEINEGKCNGCGRCVIACAEGAIEIIHGKAKVVSDVLCDGLGACIENCPEGALYIIEREAKPFDEKSVKHRHESMKRTPCPGSTPLTISPEEMRFCADRQGAQLSNWPIQLDLAHPDALYFKNTRLLLAADCSAFAYAAMHPDFIQGRATIIYCPKLSDVENGASKLSQILAHNDIKDVKVVRMKVPCCGGLITIVKKAVERSGKNVPLDEVVIDIDGTLIKGNAN; this is translated from the coding sequence GTGCAAGAATTGGTGAGAAGGAAAATAATAGAGATTAATGAGGGAAAGTGCAATGGTTGCGGCAGATGTGTAATAGCATGCGCTGAAGGAGCTATTGAAATTATCCATGGAAAGGCCAAGGTCGTGAGTGATGTGTTATGCGATGGTCTAGGTGCTTGTATAGAGAATTGTCCTGAAGGTGCTTTGTACATCATAGAGCGTGAGGCCAAGCCATTCGATGAGAAAAGCGTCAAACACAGACACGAAAGCATGAAAAGGACCCCATGCCCTGGCTCTACTCCCTTAACTATTTCTCCAGAGGAGATGCGATTTTGCGCCGACAGACAGGGTGCACAGCTCTCAAATTGGCCTATTCAGCTCGATTTGGCTCATCCTGATGCCCTATACTTTAAAAACACAAGATTGCTGTTAGCTGCCGACTGTAGCGCTTTCGCATATGCAGCCATGCATCCAGACTTCATTCAAGGGCGAGCCACAATCATCTACTGTCCCAAACTTTCAGATGTAGAAAATGGAGCATCCAAATTGAGTCAAATATTGGCACATAACGATATAAAGGATGTTAAAGTGGTGCGAATGAAGGTGCCCTGCTGCGGTGGCCTAATCACTATCGTCAAAAAAGCCGTGGAGCGGTCTGGCAAGAATGTGCCTTTGGATGAGGTTGTCATCGATATTGATGGCACTTTGATTAAAGGAAATGCGAATTGA
- a CDS encoding sulfurtransferase, translating into MEDRRIEWVSSKWLMDNLDEELKIIDCQPNVHDYVRRHIPGAAYLAEENLRIMQDSIPHRWLEGQMAAKIFSQLGLSNDIPVVVYTSIKPAVPTGDGVPQSMIAYSLVRYGHKKVLILDGGLDEWLKNGGQTTQTLPKIKKGDFRPMIDTSLPMTYVEFISRKDGEDVIHIDSRSGEQYEGESVWSKKGHIPGSINIPWSSSFQPHNLALLRPKEEIIEIFSQSRVVPEKEIICHCGTGRKAAAQLVVLRWLLGYPRVRLFEGSFTEWCRYEENETVIGFRPR; encoded by the coding sequence ATGGAAGATCGCAGAATAGAATGGGTTTCTAGCAAGTGGTTGATGGATAATTTGGACGAAGAGTTGAAAATCATTGATTGTCAGCCTAATGTGCATGACTATGTACGTAGGCACATTCCCGGCGCAGCTTACCTAGCGGAAGAGAACCTGAGAATTATGCAAGACAGCATTCCTCATCGATGGCTAGAGGGGCAGATGGCGGCCAAGATATTCTCTCAATTAGGTTTGAGCAATGACATACCGGTGGTTGTATACACCAGCATAAAACCCGCGGTCCCTACAGGAGATGGTGTTCCCCAAAGCATGATAGCTTATTCCCTTGTCCGTTATGGGCATAAGAAAGTCTTGATATTGGATGGAGGATTGGATGAGTGGCTTAAGAACGGTGGTCAAACTACTCAAACACTACCTAAAATAAAAAAGGGTGATTTCAGACCGATGATTGACACCAGTCTTCCTATGACTTATGTAGAGTTCATTTCAAGAAAAGATGGTGAAGATGTAATTCACATAGATTCTAGATCTGGAGAGCAGTATGAGGGTGAATCTGTCTGGTCTAAGAAGGGGCATATACCGGGGTCTATAAACATTCCATGGTCGAGTTCCTTTCAACCACACAACCTTGCGCTGCTTCGGCCTAAAGAAGAAATCATCGAGATCTTTTCCCAATCAAGAGTAGTTCCAGAAAAAGAGATCATATGTCATTGCGGTACTGGCCGCAAAGCGGCGGCACAACTCGTCGTGCTGAGATGGCTTTTAGGCTATCCCCGAGTAAGGCTTTTTGAGGGTTCATTTACTGAGTGGTGCAGATATGAAGAGAATGAAACGGTGATTGGGTTTAGGCCGCGATGA
- a CDS encoding DNA-directed RNA polymerase subunit N — MIIPVRCFTCGKVIGSSYQTFVKRVQLGEDPQTVLDDLGLTRYCCRRMIVSHSDLIDEILPLG, encoded by the coding sequence ATGATCATCCCCGTGCGATGCTTCACTTGCGGAAAGGTCATAGGGTCATCCTATCAGACTTTCGTTAAAAGAGTGCAGTTAGGAGAAGACCCCCAGACCGTGCTGGATGATCTTGGCCTGACAAGATACTGTTGCCGGAGAATGATAGTCTCGCACTCTGACCTTATTGACGAGATCCTTCCTCTGGGTTGA
- a CDS encoding 30S ribosomal protein S9 translates to MAEVANTSGKRKTAVARASVKEGTGKVRINSKPVEIWTPELARLKIMEPLMLAPERALKVDIDVSVHGGGVMGQAEAVRTAIARGLVEFFKDEDLEKMFKQQDRTLVVSDARRKLPKKPLGRGARKKRQKSYR, encoded by the coding sequence ATGGCCGAAGTAGCCAATACGAGTGGTAAGAGGAAGACGGCCGTGGCCAGAGCGTCCGTCAAGGAAGGGACTGGCAAGGTGAGGATAAATTCCAAGCCTGTAGAGATATGGACCCCAGAGCTGGCCAGGCTAAAGATCATGGAGCCGCTTATGCTGGCGCCTGAAAGGGCATTAAAGGTTGATATCGATGTCTCGGTGCATGGCGGAGGCGTTATGGGACAGGCTGAGGCCGTAAGGACCGCCATCGCTCGAGGTCTGGTGGAGTTCTTCAAAGATGAAGATCTGGAGAAGATGTTCAAGCAGCAGGATAGGACTCTTGTAGTATCAGATGCGAGAAGAAAGCTGCCCAAGAAACCACTAGGCCGCGGTGCGCGAAAGAAGCGCCAGAAGTCATATAGGTGA
- a CDS encoding 50S ribosomal protein L13: MATVIDAEGQILGRLCTNVAKKILNGEEVVVVNAEKAIVTGNKNDIFARYKQKKDRGKVIHGPFYPRRADLILKRTVRGMLPWDRAKGRAAYRLLKVYVGIPKELESAEKVKLMEAAELSRERYVTLSEVSAYLGSKVR; the protein is encoded by the coding sequence ATGGCTACAGTCATTGATGCTGAAGGGCAAATCCTAGGAAGACTTTGCACCAATGTCGCCAAAAAAATCCTCAACGGCGAAGAGGTAGTAGTGGTCAACGCCGAGAAGGCCATCGTCACGGGCAATAAGAATGACATCTTTGCCCGATACAAGCAAAAGAAGGACCGTGGTAAGGTCATCCATGGCCCCTTCTATCCACGCCGAGCTGATCTTATCCTAAAGAGAACGGTGCGGGGCATGCTTCCGTGGGACAGGGCAAAGGGACGCGCCGCGTATCGTCTACTTAAAGTATACGTGGGCATTCCTAAAGAGCTGGAATCCGCAGAGAAAGTGAAACTAATGGAGGCTGCTGAGCTGAGCCGAGAGCGCTATGTCACTCTGAGCGAGGTCTCTGCATATCTTGGCTCCAAGGTGAGGTGA
- a CDS encoding 50S ribosomal protein L18e, translated as MTFRKKTDPNLVALVESLKATSREKGAAVWRDIALRLERPRKNWAEVNLSKLERYANEGDIIVVPGKVLGAGTISKKLTVAAYKFSDSAAKKIEEAGGRKLTIPELMREAPSGRDVRIMG; from the coding sequence ATGACGTTCAGGAAGAAAACGGACCCGAACCTAGTCGCCCTCGTGGAGTCATTGAAGGCGACCTCAAGGGAGAAGGGTGCCGCAGTCTGGCGAGACATTGCTCTAAGATTGGAGAGACCTAGGAAGAATTGGGCCGAGGTTAATCTGAGCAAGTTAGAGCGATATGCAAATGAAGGCGACATAATCGTGGTGCCGGGGAAGGTGTTGGGAGCAGGGACCATCAGCAAGAAGCTGACGGTAGCTGCTTATAAGTTCTCGGATTCGGCAGCCAAGAAGATAGAGGAAGCCGGCGGCAGGAAGCTCACCATACCTGAGCTTATGAGGGAGGCTCCTAGCGGCCGGGACGTCAGGATAATGGGGTGA
- a CDS encoding TIM barrel protein, protein MIRFGPAGIPLSCKGRTLKDGIEDVHNLGLNAMEVQMVRVNVMERVPDEEEVGLTPLQIEGDLVVEILRRKGKKDMVITDLNEEIREDDTLVTLASGLVQNFQELRELGIMGQELDVELSMHTPYYMDLVSNSDLTKKSMDSIRWAGMMTDQMNGVLVATHIGLYGKLSQKAANQNVRDNLEKIINWWDENKIKPRLGVEISGRQEVWGSLEEVLELCDDIKGLVPVMNFAHYHARENGILREPSDFAEFFDRCKSYVGSQYYTHFSGVEHEAGNEKRITPIKKGDLRFEPLAEYLVEANPNVTIISSSPLLEHDAMYMKVIYERVLTKKVAKEVKAKRSEQQEEEKGAEQEEQKLKKTEKTEKGKAEKKQQSKEPGRDKEKKPTSANLKPSKKIAKQVEIDYEEDE, encoded by the coding sequence ATGATTCGCTTCGGGCCAGCTGGCATTCCTCTTTCTTGCAAGGGTCGGACGTTGAAGGATGGGATCGAGGACGTTCACAACCTCGGACTCAATGCTATGGAGGTACAAATGGTCCGCGTCAATGTGATGGAAAGAGTTCCAGACGAGGAGGAAGTGGGCCTTACACCTCTCCAAATCGAAGGCGATCTCGTAGTGGAGATCCTTCGTCGGAAAGGAAAGAAGGATATGGTCATAACTGATCTAAATGAGGAGATCAGGGAGGATGATACTCTAGTCACATTGGCTTCGGGTTTGGTGCAGAACTTCCAAGAGCTTCGTGAACTCGGCATCATGGGGCAAGAGTTGGACGTCGAGCTCTCCATGCATACTCCATATTACATGGACCTTGTTTCCAACAGCGATTTGACCAAGAAGAGCATGGACTCCATAAGATGGGCAGGAATGATGACGGACCAGATGAATGGCGTGCTGGTGGCGACTCACATAGGTTTGTATGGAAAACTATCCCAAAAAGCTGCGAACCAAAATGTAAGGGACAACTTGGAGAAGATCATCAATTGGTGGGATGAGAACAAGATCAAACCTAGGTTAGGAGTGGAGATATCTGGTCGCCAGGAGGTCTGGGGTTCCTTGGAAGAAGTTTTAGAGCTATGTGACGATATAAAAGGTCTGGTCCCGGTTATGAATTTCGCTCATTACCATGCGCGTGAGAATGGAATTTTAAGAGAGCCTAGCGACTTCGCTGAATTCTTCGATAGATGCAAGAGCTACGTAGGGTCTCAATATTACACGCATTTCTCAGGAGTTGAGCATGAGGCAGGGAATGAGAAAAGGATTACGCCCATCAAGAAAGGGGATCTTAGGTTCGAGCCATTGGCTGAATATCTGGTGGAGGCTAATCCTAATGTAACAATCATCTCCTCCTCACCTCTTCTTGAGCACGATGCCATGTATATGAAGGTAATCTATGAACGTGTGCTTACCAAGAAGGTGGCGAAGGAAGTAAAGGCAAAGCGCTCGGAGCAGCAAGAAGAGGAGAAAGGCGCCGAGCAAGAGGAACAGAAGCTCAAGAAGACGGAAAAGACTGAGAAAGGGAAGGCCGAGAAGAAACAACAATCCAAGGAGCCTGGCAGAGATAAAGAGAAAAAACCCACAAGTGCCAACTTAAAACCCTCCAAAAAGATTGCCAAGCAGGTCGAGATTGATTACGAAGAGGATGAGTGA
- the hxlB gene encoding 6-phospho-3-hexuloisomerase, with protein sequence MKEASNFIISEVKESLEKVDPALSEKVCDAILGARVVFIYGVGRSGLVGKAFGVRLVQMGLDVHFIGDTTTPIVQKEDLLLVISNTGETMSAVQTANIVGRIGAEVVVITSNQQSKLGRTARIIVEIQPCRKEERSKLAPLGTIFEVASLIYLDSLVPLLMQKLNQSEASLRKRHAIWV encoded by the coding sequence ATGAAGGAAGCCTCCAATTTTATAATCTCTGAGGTAAAGGAATCTTTAGAAAAGGTAGACCCAGCATTATCTGAGAAAGTGTGCGATGCTATATTAGGAGCGAGGGTAGTATTCATTTACGGAGTGGGAAGGTCAGGACTTGTCGGCAAAGCTTTTGGCGTGCGTCTTGTCCAAATGGGTCTGGATGTCCATTTCATAGGTGATACCACGACTCCCATAGTGCAGAAAGAGGATCTGTTATTGGTCATCTCGAATACAGGGGAGACGATGTCCGCCGTCCAGACAGCCAATATTGTAGGTAGGATTGGTGCAGAGGTCGTGGTAATAACCTCCAATCAGCAATCAAAATTAGGGAGGACGGCGAGAATCATTGTCGAAATTCAGCCCTGCCGCAAGGAGGAGAGGTCCAAATTAGCTCCACTTGGCACTATTTTCGAAGTGGCCAGCCTTATCTATTTGGATTCCTTAGTACCTTTGTTGATGCAGAAGCTGAATCAATCAGAGGCATCTTTGCGCAAGCGTCATGCCATATGGGTCTAA
- a CDS encoding Mov34/MPN/PAD-1 family protein, with the protein MTPPQILRAIEPCLRQREPPPPERCTAHKWLNEKAREEYAKVGPGRYELYLSKLAEEKIRNHASAAASQRLEVMGLLLGNVFTWNDVQYSIVRDVATTDLDSSSVRVRFSRDGMERLFAYLEEAGFKYVIVGWYHSHPGHRCFLSPTDVETQKGLFNKRFHSAIVIDPINKEIESFFIENGKVRSRPFAVYWDEYQNPYFGETVRRKKLADVDKGKKDGN; encoded by the coding sequence ATGACGCCACCACAAATCCTTAGAGCGATCGAGCCTTGCCTTAGGCAGCGAGAGCCGCCCCCGCCAGAGAGGTGCACCGCTCATAAATGGTTGAATGAGAAGGCGCGGGAGGAGTATGCAAAGGTAGGTCCGGGTAGATATGAATTGTATCTCTCGAAACTGGCGGAGGAGAAGATACGCAATCATGCTTCAGCCGCGGCCTCGCAGAGGCTTGAAGTGATGGGACTCCTGCTAGGTAACGTATTCACATGGAATGATGTACAATATTCTATTGTAAGAGATGTGGCCACAACCGATTTGGATTCCTCCTCAGTTAGAGTTAGATTCTCGCGGGATGGGATGGAAAGACTTTTCGCCTACCTCGAGGAGGCAGGCTTCAAGTATGTGATCGTTGGTTGGTATCACTCTCATCCAGGTCATAGATGTTTTCTTTCCCCCACTGATGTCGAGACCCAGAAAGGATTGTTCAACAAGAGATTCCATTCCGCCATTGTAATCGATCCTATAAATAAGGAGATCGAGTCCTTTTTCATCGAAAATGGAAAAGTTCGCTCACGCCCCTTCGCTGTATATTGGGACGAATATCAAAATCCATATTTCGGCGAGACTGTGAGGAGGAAAAAATTAGCCGATGTTGACAAGGGTAAAAAGGATGGCAATTAG
- a CDS encoding ubiquitin-conjugating enzyme E2 produces the protein MPLPREVLVSRLKNELAICQRCLKHPIEIEENAFSTFPLEIEMLLVQIPGYELINGQIRKRYHHRFSLTITADYPFQKPQVTWLTPIFHPNIMMPEDGGFLCNKLLDEWSFNSTLLMFIKGIEYLLLNPNPSSPFGTETCTLAAEYFNRTRKTGGPLISVPLPKVVREV, from the coding sequence ATGCCTTTACCCCGCGAAGTACTCGTATCCAGGCTGAAGAATGAGCTGGCTATTTGCCAGAGATGTCTCAAACACCCCATTGAGATAGAAGAAAACGCCTTCTCCACATTCCCTTTGGAGATTGAGATGCTCTTAGTGCAAATACCAGGTTATGAGCTTATTAATGGCCAAATCAGGAAAAGGTATCATCATCGCTTTTCGCTGACAATAACAGCCGATTACCCCTTCCAGAAGCCTCAGGTCACTTGGCTTACTCCCATCTTTCATCCCAATATAATGATGCCAGAAGATGGGGGCTTCCTTTGCAATAAACTACTTGACGAGTGGAGTTTTAATTCTACTTTGCTTATGTTCATCAAGGGCATCGAGTATCTTCTGCTCAACCCCAATCCATCAAGCCCATTCGGAACTGAAACGTGCACCCTTGCAGCCGAATATTTCAACCGAACCCGAAAAACTGGGGGGCCATTGATCTCAGTACCTTTGCCAAAAGTCGTGAGGGAGGTATGA
- a CDS encoding ThiF family adenylyltransferase has translation MSYVITPNILNEDRHDRTRRVGWIDLDKVMGSRILVVGAGALGNEVLKNLLLAGVRHITVVDMDKVVRSNLNRCLFFDEKDALLGKPKALVLAEKAGQLDSEARVKGIVSRIEEIPERLFQEIDLVLGCLDNIAARLHVNAFCYHYSRPLVDGGTLGTSGKVQVALPPSDPCLQCSMNRSHYRVLERRYSCTGADTNYFEPKLAAEITTTSIIAAIQVREALKIISGKADSCLRHMFLYNGLTNACIEVEVELDPQCQLHN, from the coding sequence ATGAGTTACGTAATCACACCAAATATATTAAATGAGGATAGGCACGACCGTACTCGGCGAGTTGGCTGGATCGATTTGGATAAGGTAATGGGAAGTAGGATTCTAGTAGTCGGAGCTGGCGCCTTAGGGAATGAGGTGTTGAAAAATCTGTTGCTTGCGGGTGTGCGCCATATAACCGTGGTGGACATGGATAAGGTGGTGCGCTCCAATCTCAACAGATGTCTTTTCTTCGATGAAAAAGATGCCCTATTGGGGAAGCCAAAAGCATTGGTCCTAGCCGAAAAGGCTGGGCAATTAGATTCTGAAGCAAGAGTGAAAGGGATAGTCTCAAGAATAGAGGAAATTCCTGAGAGGCTGTTCCAGGAAATCGATTTGGTCTTAGGGTGCCTGGATAACATCGCAGCACGCCTGCATGTCAATGCTTTTTGCTATCACTATTCTAGACCTCTGGTCGATGGGGGGACTCTAGGGACCTCAGGCAAGGTCCAGGTTGCTCTGCCACCATCAGATCCTTGCCTTCAGTGCTCTATGAATCGCAGCCATTATCGTGTGCTCGAAAGACGCTACAGCTGCACTGGTGCGGATACGAACTATTTCGAGCCAAAGTTGGCAGCTGAAATAACTACCACCAGCATCATAGCTGCCATTCAGGTCCGAGAGGCTCTCAAGATAATCAGCGGAAAAGCGGACTCCTGCCTTCGTCATATGTTCTTATACAACGGCCTGACGAATGCCTGCATAGAAGTGGAGGTGGAGCTTGATCCTCAATGCCAACTCCATAATTAA
- a CDS encoding TerC family protein, with the protein MIEDMNLFWIGFFIFILSMLALDLFVFNRKAHEIGVKEAVKLSAFWISLAIAFNALVFITMGTEKGLEFSTGYIIELSLSVDNLFVFILVFGYFCTPKFCLHKVLFWGILGALVFRGIFIMVGVALLEQFSWVIYLFGGFLVVTAIRMAFGHDKKIDPKKNLAVRGFSKLFPVTDDYHGDKFWVRLAGTGTITATPLLVTLIFVESTDIVFALDSIPAILAITTDSFIVYTSNAFAILGLRSLFFALSSAITAFCYLKYGLAVILSFVGVKMLISGVVHIPVVASLAVIGIVLGITIGASLYKNRGRDTCFVPEQR; encoded by the coding sequence TTGATCGAGGACATGAATCTTTTCTGGATAGGTTTTTTCATCTTCATCCTATCTATGCTGGCCCTTGACCTTTTTGTCTTCAATCGCAAGGCCCATGAGATAGGTGTTAAGGAAGCAGTGAAACTAAGCGCCTTCTGGATATCCTTGGCCATCGCCTTCAATGCGCTTGTTTTTATCACTATGGGAACGGAAAAAGGCTTAGAATTCTCCACTGGCTATATTATAGAGCTTAGCCTGAGCGTGGATAATCTATTCGTATTCATATTGGTTTTTGGTTACTTTTGCACCCCAAAATTCTGCTTGCATAAAGTCCTATTTTGGGGCATTCTCGGAGCTTTGGTCTTTCGTGGCATCTTCATCATGGTTGGTGTTGCCCTATTAGAGCAGTTCTCTTGGGTCATCTATCTATTCGGCGGCTTTCTGGTGGTAACTGCCATCAGGATGGCTTTTGGGCACGACAAGAAAATCGATCCTAAGAAGAACTTGGCAGTGCGTGGGTTCAGTAAATTATTCCCGGTGACCGATGATTATCATGGGGATAAGTTCTGGGTGCGCCTGGCTGGAACAGGGACGATAACCGCAACCCCTCTGCTGGTGACTCTTATTTTCGTCGAATCGACAGATATCGTCTTCGCTCTCGATTCTATCCCAGCCATCTTGGCCATAACGACTGATTCCTTCATAGTCTACACTTCGAACGCCTTCGCCATCCTGGGCCTCAGGTCACTTTTCTTTGCATTGTCGTCCGCCATCACTGCTTTCTGCTATCTAAAATATGGCTTAGCGGTAATTCTTAGCTTCGTAGGCGTCAAGATGCTAATCTCGGGAGTGGTGCATATCCCTGTAGTGGCTTCATTAGCTGTCATAGGGATTGTTCTCGGAATCACTATCGGTGCGTCACTCTATAAGAATAGAGGAAGGGACACCTGCTTTGTGCCAGAACAAAGATAG